The DNA window GTAGTACTTGAGGTGTATTATCTTCCCCGGTATTCCCGTCAGTATGGCGACCTCGTTGAGGGAATCCGGGACGCTGTTTTCCCCGTTTACGTAGGTTCTCAGCTTTATGCGCTCGTCTATGTAATAATCGCCCTCAATGAGCTTGCTGAGGGCGAAGAACGTCTCGTGGGGTTCAACCTCCGTGAGGAATCCAAGCGTGCCCATGTTGATTCCGAGGAGGGGTATCTCCCTTTTGGTTCTGTGCTCCACCCTCAGTATCGTCCCGTCACCGCCTATAACTATTATGAAGTCCACGTCGAAGTCCTCCAGCGGGAGGACGTCCTCCTCATGAAACTCTGGGAGATGCCTGTGGGTTTCCTCGTCGACGACGACATCGTAACCGCTGACCTTCAGGAAGTCGTAGACCCTGTAGGCTAGCTTCAATGCCTCCCACCTGTCCCTTCTTGCCACTATGCCAAACTTCAGAGACGCCACCTCTTCCCCTCCTTAATTCTCTCTCTTCTCTCCCGACCCAATTAAACTTTTCCTCCGCCTTATCTTGGCCCCCATGTGGGTAGTCACGATGGCTCCCACTCCCGTGGGTATCCAGTAGGAGATAATCCTGTCGAGGACGGTGGCCGTGACGGCGACCTCCTTATCTATGCCGAGGAGAACGTAGACGCCGGAGTTTATTGTCTCGACGATTCCCGCCCCTCCAGGGATTACGCTTATCATGCCGACAACTATGCCGACCATCTGGACGACCATGACGTCCACGAACTTAACTGGAAAGCCTATCGCCAAGAAGGTGCAGTAAGTCCTCAGTATTGTGAAGAGCCACGAGGCTGTGGAGTAGAAGAGGGCCAGCAGGAAGGCACCCTTGTGTCCCATCAGGAAGCGGAAGTCGCTCTGGAACCTCGGGACGTCGACGCTGACTATCCTCAGGAACTTTTCCCGGTATTTATCGGCCTTTGCCGGGAGAAACCTTTCCATAAGGCGGTAGAACCAGAGGAGGGCCCTCCGGGTTTTTCTCTCGCTCAGAAGGATTCCAAGGCTGATCGCCACGAGGGCTCCGAAGACCGCGTCGAGCACAACGAGGGTCACCGTGAGTGAAACTGATCCTAGGTAGTAGACGTACGCAGTTGAGAGGGCGAGCATGAAGACTACTGGAACTAGATCGAGGATTCTGTCCATCATAACTGTCGCGAAAACCTGTCCGTAGGGCTTCTCTATCTCCTTCGCCAGGAAGTACATCCTGATAGGCTCACCACCTCCCCTCGCCCCGGGGGTCACGTTGTTCACGAAGATGCCGGCGAGCAGGGAGAGCAGAACCTTTCCAAAGGGGGCCTCCATGCCGAGACTCTTTATGAGAACCCTCCACCTCTCCGCCCACGAAAGGAGACCGAGGACGTACATGGCCCCCGCTAGAAGGAGGTACCTGATGTCAGACCGCCTGAGTATGGCGAGGACTTCCTCTATTCCGGCCCACCAGAGGAGGAACGCAATTATGATGACTCCAAAGCCCATAAGGGCAACCTTTCTCCAGTCCATCCCTCACACCTTCCTCAGCCTCGCTATGAAGAAGCCCTGGGTCATGTGCCTGTTGGGGTAGAACCTCTGGACGTTGTCGAGACCTATGCCGTGGGAGGCTATAAAGAGGGGTTGCTCCTCAAGTTTGAGGCCCTTTTCGAGTATGTACCTGACGTTTGCCTCGTTCTCCTCAAGCGAGAGGGTGCAGGTTGAGTAAACGAGGACTCCTCCCTTCCTCAGGGACTTTATTGCGGCCCAGATGAAGGCCCTTTGATACCTCGCAGTTGCCTCTATGTCCTTCGGAGTCCTGATCTCCCAGAGTTTGGGCCTTATCCCGAGGGCCGTGCACGGCGCATCCAGGAGTATCTTGTCCGCCTGAACCCCGAGTTCCGGGAGCTTCCTTGAGTCCATGCGTATGGTTTTGACGTTCTTGACGCCCAGCCTTTTGAGTTCCTCCTCCATTTTTTTCAGGCGGTTCCTCGACTTGTCTATCGCGATTATTTCACCCCTGTTCTCCATCAGCTGGGCTATGTGACTCGTCTTCCCGCCCGGTGCCGCCGCCATGTCTATTATCAGCTCCTCCTCGCTCGGCTCAAGAACCCTCGCCGTCACCATGGAGGGCAGACTTTGGGCGTAGAAGAGACCCTCCTTAAAGCTCTCCAGCTCGCTCAGGCTCGGGAGCCTGAACTTTGGGAGGGTAACCTCAACTGCCAATCCCCTCGTCGAGAGTATCATCTCCTTGGCGCTCATCCTCGCTATTCCAATTCCAACGAGGAGGCCCTTTGGATCGCGGATTTCGACCTCGTCGCCCGGCTTTATGCCTTTGTCGGCCTTCAAAACTCCCGGGGCGTAGAGCATTGCCCCCTGATAGACGCTCTCGCTCGCGAACTTGTTTGCAACGACCCTCTTAAGCCCCGGTTCGTAGTCGTCGTCAAAGTTCGGCCCCTCTCGCTCGAAGTAGATGCCCTCCTTCAGGTAAGGGCTCCTCCTGGGCTTCAGGCCCTCCCTCCTCAGGATTCTGATGAGCTTTGACCTGCTCGTCTTCAGCGTGTTCACCCTGATGTAGTACTTCTCAACCGGCGTCCTGAGGGAGGCCATTATCTCCTCGGCTTCGCTCCCGAAGAGCCTCCGGTAGTACTCCCTCAGCTCCTCAGGGAAAGCCTCCTTGTAGGACATAGCGACACCTCAGAGGTCGAAGATTCCAAAGCGCTTTCCGAGGTCTATAAGTCTCTTCACTCCCTGTTTCAGGGCCTTCGCCGAACCAAAGTTCGCCTCGAACTGGAAGACCTTCTCGTTGCTCCCTTTAATCCTCTCAAGGACTTCAGTCGGTGAGAGCCTTCCGTCGCGCCTCCAGTTGTAGACGTCGTTCAGGAAGTTTTCACTGCCGTATATGAAGCTCCTCGGAAACACCTCAAGGAACGTTCCCAAGAAGTTCTCGCTTATCCTCTCCCTCGGAACCGCCACAACGAGGTAGTAGCTCTCCGGGGTTGCACCTACCTCTATCTGGGGCTTTATCTCAAAGGCCGGGTGCGGATACTTCATGAGCCTCCACTCGCCGTCGAGGAAGATGTACGCCCCGAAGACCTCCTCAACGTCCTCTACCTCAAAACCCTCCGGAAGTTCCTCTCTGAGCTCTTCGTTGAGCGCGAAAACGTCCTCCCATAGCCTGTTGAGAAAGTCGTGGACTTCCCTCACCTTCATTCCTTTCCCCGAAAAAGAATGGGAGGGTGGTTTAAAAAGGTTCAACCTCTGAGCTTTGAACTAAGACTGGAAAGGCTTTCCGATGCCTCCTGAAGGGCCTGATTGATGCTCTCCATTATGTCGGTCTTCACGGTCTCCTCCTTGCTGAAGAGCTTGACGTTAACGTCTTTGCCGAGGGCGTTTACCGTCAGGTACAGGTCTATCCTGAGCTTGCTCGTTTCCCCGTTCTTTACATGAAGAACCCAGGCCTTTGGTATCTCGTCCCCGTATATGACGGTCTCTACCGGGAGAACCTTGTAGCCCTTCGCTGGTATCACCACGCTCTCAACCGTCTGGCCCGAGCCGACCTTTATCCCGTTGGCGTAGACGTTGAAGCGCAAGTTGCCGACCGGGAGCGGGAAGTCGTTGGGGTTGTAGAGCTTCATGTAGGCTATCATCTCCCCCCTCTCGCCGGTGGCTCCCTTCCACTCGACCTTCGTGCTCACGAGGGCCGGGCTCTGGGCGAGGCCACCGAGGATTGGCGTGCTCTCGGCGGTGAAGTTCATCTGCCCGAGGATGTCCTCGTTAATCTCTTGACTGAGGTCTAACTTCAGGGGTATGAACTTGAGGAGGAAGGCCCTAAAGGTCAGGCTGGCCTCTCCCCTCTGGCCGTTGTCGAGGTATTTGAAGAGCGCCCTGACGATGTTGTGGTTGTCTATCCCGATCACGACCTCTGCTCCCGTGCTGAACGGTCCGTAGGAGAACCTCTCGACCCTCGCAACTTCCACACCCGAGAAGTCTAGGACCGCGTACCTGACCTCGAGGGGTAGCAGGAGGGGCTTTTTCCAGTGTGCTGTGACAACGATCTGGGTCTCCTTCTCGTTAACCTCGCCCCATGAGGCACTCAGCTGTGGCGCCATTGTCACCACGGCGTAGGCAACATAGGCTCCCCAGAGGAGGAGAAGGAGAACGAAGAGCAGGACGAGCTTTTTGATTAACCCCATGGCGACCACCTTTTTACAATCTAGGGGCTCTATCCTTATAAAGGGTTTTCCCCGCTATTCTCTGGTGGTTCCATGGGCTGGCTCTCATCGATCCTCTGGGCATTCTGGTACATACTCCCCGCTTACTTCGCTAACGCCTCCCCGGTTCTCGTCGGGGGCGGGAGGCCGATAGACGGTGGTAGGGTCTGGAGGGACGGGAGAAGGCTCCTCGGAGATGGAAAGACCTGGAGGGGCTTCATCGGTGGAGTTACCATTGGAACGCTCGTTGGGTTAATCCAGTACTTCATAACGCCCGGCTTCTACGGAGACCTCCCGACGGCCCTAAAGCTCGCGTTTCTCCTCTCCTTCGGAGCTCTGGTTGGTGATTTGATCGGGAGCTTCTTCAAGAGGCGCGCAAACCTGCCGAGGGGAGCACCTGCAATAGGCCTCGACCAGCTCGGCTTTCTCATAAGTGCCTTGGCCTTCGCCTATCCTGTTAAGACCCTCTCCAGCGGGCAGATTATATTCCTCCTAGTGGTTTCCCCCTTCGTCCACTGGGGGGCCAACTACCTCGCCTACAGGCTCGGCTGGAAGAGCGTACCGTGGTGACTCTACATTTTTTGCTAACTATTTAAAGAAGTAGTAGAAATTTGAATAGAAAAAGTATTTATATTGTGGATGCAAGTTTAACGTTGGTGAGGTGGCTTGAGAAGAGTCCTCGGGTTCATGATGGTGGTAATCCTCCTGAGCTGGAGCGTTGCAACGGTGCATCCGGTAAGGGCAGAGCCTGTGACGAACGAGGCATACCAGGCCTTCTGGGACATACTGAACAGGGAGGCCTGGCTCTACGCCCAGATTGAGGGCGGAAACTCCTCTGCCGTTGAAAAGTTCATCGATAATTCACGCCTCGGCTCTGAAAACGCCATCAACATATCAACGCTGATATGGCAGTCCCTCCGGGAGCTGAAGTCCTCGGGCGTTAAGCTCTACTACACTGCCGACGAGCTCAGGCAAATGGCGGAGAACGTCAGCGAGAACGGTCTCCCCAACGAGACCGTTGAGGAGCTTAAAGCCCAGGGCTGGACCGATGACCAGATTAAGGCCCTTGAGGAGTACATAGCCAAGAACGCCGACAACATCACGGGAGATTTCAACATGAGCGCCTTCCTCCAGAACTTTTCGACGGCCTTTATGAGGGTTGCCTTCAAGTACAACCACTACTGGGCCTATGGACTTGAAAAGCTGTTGAATCGGAACGCCTCTTCCCTTGACGTTCCGGTCGTTGTCATAACCCAGAGTCCGGAGGCTAGAAATGTTCCAATCGCATGGGACGCTTTCGAGAACTTTACCGGCCTCTACAAAAACGCCGATCTCGCGACAAAGCTTTCCCTTGTCAGAAAACTTGAGAATAAAATCATCGACATGGGGCAAAGCAGTGGGTGGAGAACCCTCTACTCAAAAAAGAACTTCCTAAGCGGTAGTTCGACCTCCTGTCAGCTTACCAAAGATCCGGCTCTCCTTGGAAACCTCTTCCGGAACGCGAGTATAACCTCCAAGAGGCTCCTCAACCAGACGTACTCGGTACCGGTTGGTTCTCTTCCCTCAGGAAGCGCCGGCTACTACTACGAAACCCTGGCCGTTCGCTCATTCGTCAGCGGGGACTACATCATCGTCGAGCTCAGAAGAAAGTGGGAATCCCAGAAGGTTCTCAACGACTGCTCTATCCAGACAATCTCGGGTGAAAACTACACGATTTACTACTGGCGGGCCTTCGAAGCCCTTGAGGCTCTCAAGAACCTTGAATCAACGCTGGAGGCTGTGGAGAAGGGCAACGGCAACCCCGACCTTAGGGAGCTTGAGGCGAACCTTACCGACTCCCTTCCGGGTCTCTTCAAGACTGAAAAGATTGGCCATTACTGGAGGGGCTCCACGACCATTATCCACAGGTCAATTCCGGGTGACCCGCAACCTCCTGCGGTTGAGGGGACATCCTCAAGCGAGGCCTTCCTTGACCTCGGCGTCGAGGTCTCGGCCGCTGATGTAACGGAGAACTACGCGACCTACAGGGTCACGGTTGCCCTTCAGGCCGTTGGGGGCTCCGTTTCCGACGTTGACGTAAGCGTCAACGGAGACGGCCTCAGCGATTCAAAGCACTATAACGTAATAACTCCCTCCGATGGGGTCGTCAGG is part of the Thermococcus sp. genome and encodes:
- a CDS encoding NAD(+) kinase, encoding MKFGIVARRDRWEALKLAYRVYDFLKVSGYDVVVDEETHRHLPEFHEEDVLPLEDFDVDFIIVIGGDGTILRVEHRTKREIPLLGINMGTLGFLTEVEPHETFFALSKLIEGDYYIDERIKLRTYVNGENSVPDSLNEVAILTGIPGKIIHLKYYVDGGMADEIRADGLIISTPTGSTGYAMSAGGPFVDPRLDVVVIAPLAPIALSSRPMIVPSKSVVTVRNVSLRRELVLAIDGQFYTYLPPDTEIEIRLSPRKAKFVRFTREIYPKYTLKIKKKF
- a CDS encoding lysylphosphatidylglycerol synthase transmembrane domain-containing protein encodes the protein MDWRKVALMGFGVIIIAFLLWWAGIEEVLAILRRSDIRYLLLAGAMYVLGLLSWAERWRVLIKSLGMEAPFGKVLLSLLAGIFVNNVTPGARGGGEPIRMYFLAKEIEKPYGQVFATVMMDRILDLVPVVFMLALSTAYVYYLGSVSLTVTLVVLDAVFGALVAISLGILLSERKTRRALLWFYRLMERFLPAKADKYREKFLRIVSVDVPRFQSDFRFLMGHKGAFLLALFYSTASWLFTILRTYCTFLAIGFPVKFVDVMVVQMVGIVVGMISVIPGGAGIVETINSGVYVLLGIDKEVAVTATVLDRIISYWIPTGVGAIVTTHMGAKIRRRKSLIGSGEKREN
- a CDS encoding RsmB/NOP family class I SAM-dependent RNA methyltransferase, producing the protein MSYKEAFPEELREYYRRLFGSEAEEIMASLRTPVEKYYIRVNTLKTSRSKLIRILRREGLKPRRSPYLKEGIYFEREGPNFDDDYEPGLKRVVANKFASESVYQGAMLYAPGVLKADKGIKPGDEVEIRDPKGLLVGIGIARMSAKEMILSTRGLAVEVTLPKFRLPSLSELESFKEGLFYAQSLPSMVTARVLEPSEEELIIDMAAAPGGKTSHIAQLMENRGEIIAIDKSRNRLKKMEEELKRLGVKNVKTIRMDSRKLPELGVQADKILLDAPCTALGIRPKLWEIRTPKDIEATARYQRAFIWAAIKSLRKGGVLVYSTCTLSLEENEANVRYILEKGLKLEEQPLFIASHGIGLDNVQRFYPNRHMTQGFFIARLRKV
- a CDS encoding DUF3201 domain-containing protein, translating into MKVREVHDFLNRLWEDVFALNEELREELPEGFEVEDVEEVFGAYIFLDGEWRLMKYPHPAFEIKPQIEVGATPESYYLVVAVPRERISENFLGTFLEVFPRSFIYGSENFLNDVYNWRRDGRLSPTEVLERIKGSNEKVFQFEANFGSAKALKQGVKRLIDLGKRFGIFDL
- a CDS encoding LEA type 2 family protein, with the protein product MGLIKKLVLLFVLLLLLWGAYVAYAVVTMAPQLSASWGEVNEKETQIVVTAHWKKPLLLPLEVRYAVLDFSGVEVARVERFSYGPFSTGAEVVIGIDNHNIVRALFKYLDNGQRGEASLTFRAFLLKFIPLKLDLSQEINEDILGQMNFTAESTPILGGLAQSPALVSTKVEWKGATGERGEMIAYMKLYNPNDFPLPVGNLRFNVYANGIKVGSGQTVESVVIPAKGYKVLPVETVIYGDEIPKAWVLHVKNGETSKLRIDLYLTVNALGKDVNVKLFSKEETVKTDIMESINQALQEASESLSSLSSKLRG
- a CDS encoding CDP-2,3-bis-(O-geranylgeranyl)-sn-glycerol synthase — protein: MGWLSSILWAFWYILPAYFANASPVLVGGGRPIDGGRVWRDGRRLLGDGKTWRGFIGGVTIGTLVGLIQYFITPGFYGDLPTALKLAFLLSFGALVGDLIGSFFKRRANLPRGAPAIGLDQLGFLISALAFAYPVKTLSSGQIIFLLVVSPFVHWGANYLAYRLGWKSVPW